The following proteins are encoded in a genomic region of Gimesia algae:
- a CDS encoding inositol monophosphatase family protein, giving the protein MNSTELLDVAETAARRGAKCLLDWVDEFRVSEKGRADLVTDADFASQKAILNHISDCYPDHNMLGEEGLNKQDGDSEYRWVIDPLDGTSNYVHGFPYYCVSIGLEHQGELVLGVVYDPNRDEMFSAVQGRGATLNGTPIAPSRFLSLDQAMLVASLPVGVTGRDIAIDRFLRVLPEAQTLQRTGSAALNLCYVAAGRIDGYWSSNLKPWDMAAGVLICREAGGAVTSIENAEFTIENPSILATNGTNIHVALQALLTETLF; this is encoded by the coding sequence TTGAATTCAACAGAATTACTTGATGTTGCTGAAACGGCTGCCCGGAGAGGGGCTAAATGTCTGCTGGACTGGGTCGATGAATTTCGGGTCTCTGAAAAAGGCCGTGCTGATCTGGTGACTGATGCTGATTTCGCTTCACAAAAAGCGATTTTAAACCATATCAGCGACTGCTATCCTGACCATAATATGCTAGGAGAAGAGGGGTTAAACAAGCAGGATGGCGATTCCGAATATCGCTGGGTCATTGATCCTCTGGATGGGACTTCCAATTATGTACACGGATTCCCGTATTATTGTGTGTCCATTGGACTCGAACATCAGGGAGAGCTTGTTCTGGGAGTCGTTTATGACCCGAATCGCGACGAAATGTTCTCTGCAGTTCAGGGACGCGGGGCAACATTAAATGGGACTCCCATTGCGCCGTCCCGTTTTCTCAGTCTGGATCAGGCGATGCTGGTAGCCAGTTTACCGGTAGGTGTTACAGGTCGGGATATCGCCATCGACCGGTTTTTGCGCGTCCTCCCTGAAGCGCAGACACTGCAGCGTACAGGCTCGGCGGCGTTGAATTTATGCTACGTGGCAGCCGGTCGGATTGACGGTTACTGGTCCAGTAATCTGAAACCCTGGGATATGGCGGCAGGTGTGCTCATCTGCCGGGAAGCAGGGGGCGCGGTCACATCAATCGAAAATGCGGAATTTACCATTGAAAATCCCAGTATTTTGGCCACAAATGGCACAAATATTCATGTCGCCCTGCAGGCATTGTTAACTGAGACGCTTTTTTAG